In Deferribacter autotrophicus, the sequence TTCTTTGGATGATGAACTGTATGAAGTTGCAAAAGCATTCTCTTCAGATGAAGCAAAGCAGAAACTACTAAACTTTTCTCCAGACGTTATTTTAATTGATAATAAGCTACCTGACATAAAAATTGATGAGTTTGTAAGAGAATTAAAATCATCTTATCCTGATACTAAAGTTGTCTTACTTGTAGGTGCTTTTGATAACTTTCAACAAGAAGACTTAGAAAAAGTTGGTGCCGATTCTTATCTTTTAAAACCATTCAATTCTACCGCATTGGAAGAAGTAATTGAAAAATTTTCAATCAAAGAAGAAGTTCCCGCTGCTGAAGTTGCACAACAAAAGGTAGAAAGGGAAGAAGATGTAGAAGAACTTCTCGCGACTGTAACTTCTGAAGCACAAAAAGAAGAGACAGAACAATTCGAAGAAATTTTAGGAGAAATAGAAACTGAAGAAGAAAAACAAGAAAAAATCACTGAAATTGATACTGAAAAAGAAGAAAGCGTAGAAGATCTTTTCAAAGATCTTGAAAAAGAGATACAAGCAGGCGAAGAATTAGAAAAACCTGCAGAAGGCATCGAAGATATTTTTTCTGATTTAGAAGTAACTGAACCATCTGTCACTGAAGAGATTCCTAAAGAAGAAGTAAAAGAGCAAGCTGATGTTGATTTATTGTCGGAACTTAGAGAATTAACAGAGGAGAAAGAAGCTGAAGAACAAGTAGGTGAAGACAAAGTTGACGAACTCTTCCAGGAGCTTGAAGAAGAGCTAACTTCAACAGAAGTGCAGACTGGAGAAGGATTATCAGAAGAACTTTTTGAACATTTAGAATCTGAACAAGCTGAAATCCCAGAAGTCAAACCAACCACCAGCGAAGAACTTGAAGAAAAAATTGAAGCAGAACCATCTCAGATAGATGCAAAGGTTGAAAACCTTCTTGAAAAAGAATTGCACATAACCGAAGAAGCTCCTCCTTTGGGTGAAATTGATAAAGAAATTGAACCTTCACTGGAAGAAACAGAACCTGAAACTACCGTAGAACCAGAAGCTGTTCGTTTGGAAGAAGAAATTGAAAAAGAAGAAATTGAGGAAAAACCTGAAGAAGTGTCCCTGCGTTTTGATACTGAAACTTTAGTAAAAACAATAGAAAATTCTCTTAACAATTTAAAAACTGAGCTTTTAAAAGATGTAAAAGCTCAAATTTCAACTAATATTATCAAATCAGCACTATCTGAAATAATCAATGAAGATTTTATAAAAGAAACACTTAAAGATGTTTTATCAAAAACTATCGAAAAAGCTGTATGGGAGATTGTCCCAGAACTCGCCGAAAAACTCATTATAGAAGAAATCGAAAAACTAAAAAAAGGTGAAGTTGAATAATGGATAAGCTCAATTACAAAAAAAGTGGTGTAAATATCGACGAAGGTAATTTATTTGTAAAAAAAATAAAAGGTTATGTAGAATCAACTTTTAATGAACATGTACCTGATTCTATAGGCGGTTTTGCTGGACTTTTCGACATATCCTTCATAAAAAATTATAAAAAACCTCTTTTAGTATCAGGCACAGATGGTGTTGGTACTAAATTAAAAGTAGCTTTTATGGCGGGGAGGTATGATACCATCGGCATTGACCTGGTAGCCATGTGTGTAAATGATGTAATTGTGACAGGGGCTAAGCCCCTGTTTTTTTTGGACTATTTAGCCACAGGGAAACTAGACTCTAGTAAAATGGCTGATGTAGTAAAAGGTATTGCAGAAGGGTGCAAAGAGGCAGAAACTGCGCTAATTGGTGGTGAAACTGCTGAAATGCCAGGGATGTATGGTCAAAATGAATTTGATCTTGCAGGCTTCTGTGTCGGTGTTGTGGATGCAGAAAAAATTATTGATGGAAAAAAAATATCAGAAAATGACGTTGTAATTGGTATAAAATCAAACGGATACCACAGTAATGGTTATTCACTTTTGAGAAAAATATACTTTGATTATTTAAATCTTAAAATCGACGATAAAATTAACGATTATCAAACTGTAGCAGATATTCTTTTAAAACCCACAAAAATATATTACCAAGAAGTAAAAAAACTTTTACAGGAAAATATAAAAGTGAAAGGGATGGCTCACATAACAGGAGGAGGATTCTACGAAAATATCCCGAGAATACTTCCTGATAACTGCTCAGTAAAAATATTTAGCGAAAAAATACCTGAACTTTTTGAATATACTTTTATCAAGCAAAATACAAATATTGAAAACAGAGAGCTTTACAGAGTATTTAATATGGGTATTGGATTGATTGTGGTTGTGGCAAAAGAAGAAAAAGAGCGTTTATTAAATATTTTAAATAAAGATTCTACCATAGCCTACGAAATTGGTTTTATAGAAAAAGGTGACAAAACAGTAAAAATTTCAGGAGTGGACTTTTGAAAAACATTGCTGTTCTTTTATCTGGAAGAGGAAGCAACTTTAAAGCTATCTATAACGCTATAGAAACAAAAAAAATCAAAAATGCTCAAATTTCAGTGGTTATAAGCGATAAAAGTGATGCGCCCGGCTTAAAATTTGCTAAGGAAAAAGGGCTCAATGCTTTTTTCGTTAATCCAAAAGAATTCAGTTCAGTAGAAGAGTTTGACAAAAAAATTGTTGAAGTTTTAAACAGCTTTAAAATTGATCTTGTATGTCTTGCTGGTTTTATGAGAATCATTACTCCATATTTTGTAAGAACTTACAAAAACAGAATAATAAATATTCACCCTTCACTACTGCCAAGTTTTCCTGGATTGAATGCACAAAGACAGGCTCTGGAATATGGTGTAAGATTTTCTGGATGTACAGTGCATTTTGTAGACGAAGAGGTAGATCACGGTCCTATAATTTTACAGGCCGTTGTCCCTGTATTACCAAATGATACTGTAGAAACCCTTTCAGAAAGAATTCTTAAAGAAGAACACCGAATATACCCTGAAGCTGTAAAATTGTTTGTGGAAGATAAACTTAAAATTGTTGGGAGAAAAGTCATTGTTAAAGAAGATTAATATAACCATTCTATTAATTATTTTCTTTGCTTCACTTTCAATAGCTGGAGGGAAAATTGTGACACTAAAAAATGGAGCTGTTTTGATAGAAAATAAAAGGGATTACAATCCTACATTCAGCCTTGTTATCATGATAAAAGGTGGAATTTTTAGAGAAAACCATGAAAACAATGGTATTGGAAATTTGGCTTTAAACAGCTGGGAAAAAAGTAGCAAACTTCTGAAAGTTGTAGAAGACCTAGGCGGTGCATTTAATACTTCAAATCTTTCAGATTTTTCTGAGATCTCTTTATCTATACCATCAAAATACCTTGATGAAATATTACCACTATTACAAGAGTTCTTAACAAATATAAAAATAGATAAAGATATTTTCGAAAATGAAAAGAGAATCACATTAATAAAACTCAAAGCTATTCAAGACAGACCTGATGAACTTGCTATAAAATCTTTTATGAAAGCTACTTATGGTAGCTTCCCCTACGCTATGGATACTCTTGGTGAAATAGAAACAGTAAAAAAACTCACCATTAATGATGCAGAAAATTTTATAAAAAATCTATTGCAGGCAAAAAATATGGTGGTCTCCATTGCTGGTTTTTATTCAGAAAAACAAAAAAACATATTAACTGATATTATTTCAAAATTACCCAAAGGAGAAAAATTTCAGATAAAATGCGAAAAAAGCAATATTGAGAATGATAAAATTGTGGAAAAACCTCACCCAAACATTAAACAGGCAAAACTTTTCATGGGCTACACTGCTCCTGATGCTACAAATGAAGATTATGTCCCTGTAAAAATTCTATCAGAAGTTTTAGGAGGAGGGATGAGCTCAATATACTTCAATATTTTACGTAAAGAAAAAGGATATGCATACTCTGTAGGCTCTTTTTATCCATCTAAACTTTGCAATTCACGATTTGTAAATTATATTGGGCTTGATTACAAAAATGTGAAGGATGCACTTGCCACTTTTGATGAAATAGGAAAAAACGCCGAAAAATATATAAATAATGAAAAAGTTGACAAAGCTAAAAACTATCTTACAGGAAGAATCTTAATGGAAGCCCAAACTAATTATAAAAACGCATGGTATGCAGCCTTTTTTGAAACACTCGGACTTGGTGGACGTTTTTTTGATAACTACATCTCTTCTATAGAAAACACATCCACTGAAGAAGTGATAAAAGCTGCAAAAAAATATCTTTCAGGACACAAAACTGTTTTTATACTAAAAGGCGAAAATTAACTTTATAAATTGATATTACACAAAGAAAAGTTATAACCTAGATTTTCTAATTCCATATTTCTCAACATCAAGGATGTTGCACAATAGTAGATGATTGGTTTTATAACTTCTTGATAAGCAAAAGATTGCTTCGTCACGTCGTTCCTCGCAACAACAGGGTATGGTAATGTGTCATTGCGAGCGTCAGCGAAGCAATCCCTTTATTACCAACATATTACGGATCAACTTATGCATTAGCAATATTTCATATTTGTATTGTGCAACATCCTCCATCTTAAAAATATACAATTCTTTAGAAATAAATAAATCGAGGATATTGCACAATAAAAAGATATCATAGATATATAACTTATTAATAACAATAGATTGCTTCGTCGCAAATGCTCCTCGCAATGATGTTAAAGGTACAATAATTCCCCAGTAAAAGGCCCTTAAAATTCCCCACCTGTGTATGTTAACATCCTCCAACAAATACACAGGTTGGAGGAAATAAAATGCTGGGGGTTGAAATGTATTACACAGTCCAAACACTATTAAAGCAGGGCAAAAACATTTCCCAAATAGCCAGGGAATTAGGGATCGACAGGAAGACAGTGAGAAAGATAAGGGATAAAGTGAAAGACGGCAAAGTAGAACCACCTAAATTTTCAAGAGTAAGTGTTTTAGAGGCTTACAAAGAGGAAATAATCGAATATCTTTCAGAAGGTTTAACAGCAGTATTGATCCATGAAAAATTAATAAGAGATCATGACTTATCAGTAAGCTACAGTTGTATGAAAAAATACGTTAGGAAACTAAAGGGCCCAAATGGAATTTATGTCCCTTTAATTTCCCCACCAGGCGAAGAAGCCCAAGTGGACTTCGGCTACATAGGTTATCTTTATGATAGCGAAAAAAGCAAAAAAGTAAAAAGCTGGATATTTTGCATGGTGTTATCTCATAGCAGATATAAATATTATGAGATAGTTAGGAGCCAGGACGTAGAAACATTTTTAAGATGCCACATTAATGCATTTGAATATTTTGGAGGAATACCCAAGGTAATCAAGATAGACAATCTAAAATCTGGAGTATTGAAAGTAAATTTTTATGAACCAGTAATTCAGAAAGAGTATGCAGCAATGCTTGAATATTACGGCAGTAGTCCATTTGCTTGTAAGGTGAGATATCCTCAGGAGAAAGGGAAAGTAGAAAGCGGAATTAAATATGTGAAGAATAATTTTTTCAGATCAATTCAAGAAAAAGATTATTATAAGGTCAAAGATCTTTTAAGGGAATGGCAAGAAAATGTGTGTAACAAGAGAATACATGGCACGACAAGAAAAATTCCTTTTGAACAATTTGTAGAGAAAGAGAGGAGTAAATTGTTGCCTTTACCCTCTCAGAGATACGAGGTTTATGACATATCAGAAAGAATAGTAAACCGCTATGGTCACATTACCTACAAATATAATTACTACTCAGTACCTTACAATTATATAGGCACCAAAGTAAATATTCGCTGCAATGGTAATATATTAAAAATTTACAATGAAAAATATGAAGAGATAGCAATTCACAAGGTATCTAAATCAGTAGGAGAATTCATAACAAATGAATCCCATAATCCGAAATTAAAAACTAAAGATTATGAAGCAAAATCACTCGGGATAGGAACAAATACCTTTGAATTTTATAACAGATTAAAGGGAGAAAAGCCCCATCATTATCACCGTATGATGCAAGGAATTTTCAATTTGGTGAAGAGTTATGGTGAAGAAATAGTGGAATTGGCATGTAAGAGAGCAAATGAGTTTAATTCTATTAGTTATTTGTCAGTAAAGAGGATATGTGAAACTGGTTTATATACTCAAAAAGATGCGTCATCTAAAGAATCGGTTAACTGTGGTGGTTTTTCGAATGATTTAAGCAAATATGATTTATTATCAAACCAAGGGGGTTATATCAATGAAAGAGATTTTAAGAAAACTAACTAATTTTAAATTATCCGGAATGGCGAAGACATTAGCAAGCCGAAATCAATATGCAATAGAAAACAGTTTGAGTTACCTGGATTTTCTTGAGTTGTTACTTGATGATGAGTCAGTAAACAGGCAGAATAATTCTCTTAAGAAAAGATTTTCAAAATCTAAGCTGGATTCATCCAAGACATTATCTATGTATGATTTTACTTATCAGCCTGAACTGAATAAGCAAGAAATACTTGATATAAGTAGTTGCAGATTTATAGGAGAGAAGAAGAATATAATATTCATGGGTAATCCAGGAGTAGGCAAAACACATCTTGCAAATGCCATAGGATTAGAAGCTTTAAAGAAGGGATACAAGGTTTTATTTATTCACGCCAATGACATGGTATCAAAATTAGTATCCTCGAAAGGAGATGGTAGTTATTTTAGTGTATTAAAACAGTTTTTAAGTGTGGATTTACTGATAATTGATGAGGTTGGTTTCAAGAAAATACCCTTAAACCATGTTGATGAATTTTTTGAAATAATCAGACATAGATATGAAAATAATTCTATAATCATAACTACTAATAGGTCTTTCGAAGAGTGGGGTAATATATTTGGTGATGTTGTTTTAGCCTCTGCTATCATAGATAGACTCGTACATCATGCTCATATATTTAGAATCAATGGTGAAAGCTATAGAATTAAAAGTTTACAATCTATGAAAAATACTAAAAAGTAACCGGGGAATTTTAAGGGCCCTAAGGTGGGGAATTTTACTTGACTTTGACACAATGACTAAAAACATAAAGGCGTCACCCTGAGCGTTAGCAAAGCAATCTCAATACTATCAGCATTTATAGGTTGGGTATATGACTGTAAAACATCCTTAAATCATAATCGATATCATACCTACTTTGTGTGTATTATTTACACAGTTGTGTAAAAATTACACAATTTCTAAAACAACTCTCCCCCACATCATTCTTTTATTATCAACAAGTTACACGCTTTTGGCATTTTGGCATACTTTATGCTCTTACCATAAGTGCCTACGGCAAAAAAATACTAAGGAGGTACAGATATGAAAAAGTTATTGATATTAGCAACTGTTGTAATTTTTGGAGCAACATTGGCTTTTGCTCACGGTCCTGGATTTGGCAGAGGTTATGGTTACGGTATGGGACCTGGAATGATGGGACCAGGCTACAACCAAGGCACTTTACCAGGAGCAGGATACGGAATGGGGCCTGGAATGATGGGGCCAGGTTATAATCAAGGTTTTGGATACGGACCAGGATATTGCATGGGATACGGTGCTGGCTTTCAAGGTAACGTAAAACAAATTACTGAAGATGATGCCAAAAAGTTAGTAGAGAAAATCTTAAAAGAAAACTTTAAAGGTTATAAAGTAAAAGAAGTTGAAAAGTTTAGAATGCCAATGGGAACAATGTATGAGGTTGATGTAGTAGATGCAGCTGGCAACAAATTTGAATTCCATGTAAACCCATGGGGCTTTGTAATGGGACCTTTCCCAGATAATTACGATACAGACAATGATTAAAAAAGGGGGTGCACAACATCCCCCTTTTTTAAGAGGAGGTAAGCTATGATGCATGGATTTGGTGGTGGATACGGATTTGGTTTTTTAGGAATATTTAACATGATTATCTGGTTAGTTATATTAATAGCAGTAATTTATGCAGTGTTTTATCTTATAAAAGGTTTAGCCTCAAATAAAAGCATAGAGAAATCGAGTTCATATGAAGCCTTAAACACATTAAAACAGCGATACGCAAAAGGTGAAATAACCAAAGAGGAGTTTCTCAGCATGAAAAGAGATTTGGAAAGCTGGACTAAGGAGTAGCTTTATGATTACTAGAAGAAAATTTAATGTAGGATTACTCACAACCGCTTTTTTATCAGGATTAGCGCCGAAGGTATTGTATGCGAATAGCAGAGAAGACTGGGATAATCTACCTATTCCTCCGGTACAAAAAAATGAATCTACAAAAAAGGGATATGTTAAATATACAATTAATGTACAAAAAGGATTTACTGAATTTTTTGAAGGAGTAAGAGTTCCTACTTTAGGTTATAATGGTAATATATTAGGCCCTACATTAAGAGCAAAAAAAGGTGATATTGTTGAAATAGTTGTAAATAATAAATTGGATGAGGAAACTACGGTACATTGGCACGGGATAATAGTGCCAGGAGAGATGGATGGTGGGCCTCATCAGAGAATTTTACCAGGTAAACAATGGACTGCCAAATTCATTGTTGACCAACAAGCAGCAACTGTATGGTATCATCCCCATGGAATAGGAACAACGGCTTCCCAGGTATATTGGGGGCTTGGTGGTTTGTTTATCCTTGATGATGAAGTAAGTGAGAATTTGAATATCCCAAATGAATATGGAATAGATGACATTCCCATTATTATCCAGGATAAACGATTCTTAAACGATGGAAGACTTGTGTACCTCACTAGTATGAGAGATATCATGTTTG encodes:
- a CDS encoding M16 family metallopeptidase yields the protein MLKKINITILLIIFFASLSIAGGKIVTLKNGAVLIENKRDYNPTFSLVIMIKGGIFRENHENNGIGNLALNSWEKSSKLLKVVEDLGGAFNTSNLSDFSEISLSIPSKYLDEILPLLQEFLTNIKIDKDIFENEKRITLIKLKAIQDRPDELAIKSFMKATYGSFPYAMDTLGEIETVKKLTINDAENFIKNLLQAKNMVVSIAGFYSEKQKNILTDIISKLPKGEKFQIKCEKSNIENDKIVEKPHPNIKQAKLFMGYTAPDATNEDYVPVKILSEVLGGGMSSIYFNILRKEKGYAYSVGSFYPSKLCNSRFVNYIGLDYKNVKDALATFDEIGKNAEKYINNEKVDKAKNYLTGRILMEAQTNYKNAWYAAFFETLGLGGRFFDNYISSIENTSTEEVIKAAKKYLSGHKTVFILKGEN
- the istB gene encoding IS21-like element helper ATPase IstB, which produces MKEILRKLTNFKLSGMAKTLASRNQYAIENSLSYLDFLELLLDDESVNRQNNSLKKRFSKSKLDSSKTLSMYDFTYQPELNKQEILDISSCRFIGEKKNIIFMGNPGVGKTHLANAIGLEALKKGYKVLFIHANDMVSKLVSSKGDGSYFSVLKQFLSVDLLIIDEVGFKKIPLNHVDEFFEIIRHRYENNSIIITTNRSFEEWGNIFGDVVLASAIIDRLVHHAHIFRINGESYRIKSLQSMKNTKK
- a CDS encoding response regulator, with protein sequence MKKKIMLVDDSVTIHRVIDLSLDDELYEVAKAFSSDEAKQKLLNFSPDVILIDNKLPDIKIDEFVRELKSSYPDTKVVLLVGAFDNFQQEDLEKVGADSYLLKPFNSTALEEVIEKFSIKEEVPAAEVAQQKVEREEDVEELLATVTSEAQKEETEQFEEILGEIETEEEKQEKITEIDTEKEESVEDLFKDLEKEIQAGEELEKPAEGIEDIFSDLEVTEPSVTEEIPKEEVKEQADVDLLSELRELTEEKEAEEQVGEDKVDELFQELEEELTSTEVQTGEGLSEELFEHLESEQAEIPEVKPTTSEELEEKIEAEPSQIDAKVENLLEKELHITEEAPPLGEIDKEIEPSLEETEPETTVEPEAVRLEEEIEKEEIEEKPEEVSLRFDTETLVKTIENSLNNLKTELLKDVKAQISTNIIKSALSEIINEDFIKETLKDVLSKTIEKAVWEIVPELAEKLIIEEIEKLKKGEVE
- the purN gene encoding phosphoribosylglycinamide formyltransferase, with translation MKNIAVLLSGRGSNFKAIYNAIETKKIKNAQISVVISDKSDAPGLKFAKEKGLNAFFVNPKEFSSVEEFDKKIVEVLNSFKIDLVCLAGFMRIITPYFVRTYKNRIINIHPSLLPSFPGLNAQRQALEYGVRFSGCTVHFVDEEVDHGPIILQAVVPVLPNDTVETLSERILKEEHRIYPEAVKLFVEDKLKIVGRKVIVKED
- a CDS encoding SHOCT domain-containing protein, with translation MMHGFGGGYGFGFLGIFNMIIWLVILIAVIYAVFYLIKGLASNKSIEKSSSYEALNTLKQRYAKGEITKEEFLSMKRDLESWTKE
- the purM gene encoding phosphoribosylformylglycinamidine cyclo-ligase produces the protein MDKLNYKKSGVNIDEGNLFVKKIKGYVESTFNEHVPDSIGGFAGLFDISFIKNYKKPLLVSGTDGVGTKLKVAFMAGRYDTIGIDLVAMCVNDVIVTGAKPLFFLDYLATGKLDSSKMADVVKGIAEGCKEAETALIGGETAEMPGMYGQNEFDLAGFCVGVVDAEKIIDGKKISENDVVIGIKSNGYHSNGYSLLRKIYFDYLNLKIDDKINDYQTVADILLKPTKIYYQEVKKLLQENIKVKGMAHITGGGFYENIPRILPDNCSVKIFSEKIPELFEYTFIKQNTNIENRELYRVFNMGIGLIVVVAKEEKERLLNILNKDSTIAYEIGFIEKGDKTVKISGVDF
- the istA gene encoding IS21 family transposase, with amino-acid sequence MLGVEMYYTVQTLLKQGKNISQIARELGIDRKTVRKIRDKVKDGKVEPPKFSRVSVLEAYKEEIIEYLSEGLTAVLIHEKLIRDHDLSVSYSCMKKYVRKLKGPNGIYVPLISPPGEEAQVDFGYIGYLYDSEKSKKVKSWIFCMVLSHSRYKYYEIVRSQDVETFLRCHINAFEYFGGIPKVIKIDNLKSGVLKVNFYEPVIQKEYAAMLEYYGSSPFACKVRYPQEKGKVESGIKYVKNNFFRSIQEKDYYKVKDLLREWQENVCNKRIHGTTRKIPFEQFVEKERSKLLPLPSQRYEVYDISERIVNRYGHITYKYNYYSVPYNYIGTKVNIRCNGNILKIYNEKYEEIAIHKVSKSVGEFITNESHNPKLKTKDYEAKSLGIGTNTFEFYNRLKGEKPHHYHRMMQGIFNLVKSYGEEIVELACKRANEFNSISYLSVKRICETGLYTQKDASSKESVNCGGFSNDLSKYDLLSNQGGYINERDFKKTN
- a CDS encoding PepSY domain-containing protein; the encoded protein is MKKLLILATVVIFGATLAFAHGPGFGRGYGYGMGPGMMGPGYNQGTLPGAGYGMGPGMMGPGYNQGFGYGPGYCMGYGAGFQGNVKQITEDDAKKLVEKILKENFKGYKVKEVEKFRMPMGTMYEVDVVDAAGNKFEFHVNPWGFVMGPFPDNYDTDND